A window of Bacteroidota bacterium genomic DNA:
CCAACTACCGTTGATTTAAGCTGCACGGGTGTAGCAAACGGCCCCCCATTGTTGCGTGCTTGGTCGTATGATTGCCAAAAATTGTAAGCAGGTCGGTCAATACTGCTAAAGTAATAGCTAATAGTATCGTCAAAATCAAAGTTACGCCCGTAAGTAAAACGTCGGTAAACGCCGTTCACAATCTCATCATTAAATACATCATCGCCGTCAAAAATGCTGCCCCATCCAAAATAGTTTGTATCACCGCCAATGCGGTACATTGCTCGGTAGTTATTGCCTGTAGCCGTGGGCTCCATAAAGTGTATGGTCATAAACTTGCCGGTATCTTTATTATTATCGGGGTTTATTTTCACTTCGTAAGTAAGGCTGTCTAACGGTATAAGCGCAGGAATAGTAGTGATACCGTGTATGTATTTACCTTCAGCAGTAATTTCAAGTTTATACAGTTTACCCTCTTTACCTGTGAGTAAAGGGTTGAAATAGATACCGGGTATAGAGTCAGGAGCTAACTCAATAAGCTGTTTTTTGTTGGCTATATCCCACGTGGTGTCAGTACCATTTAAAGTACCTTCTGTGATGTAAACCTGTGCACCCTTTACCCCCAACAAATCAAGCTGTGGGTTAAAGTAGTCAACGGTACGAGAGAGAATTACGTAATTAAACAGCGGGTTTAGCTGGTTAATGTAAGCTTCAACCACAATTTCGGAAGGGGCGTGGGGAAGATTTACCTCAATCTCTTTTTCACACGAAGTAAAAAGTAAACCAGCTGTAAATATATATGCGATGTTTTTTAATGACTTCATGAGGGTTAAAACTTGAAATTCCATGTAACTGAAGGGATAATTGGGAATAGGTACACCATGCGGGCCTTTACAGTTTGTGAGGCTACATCAGGGTCGAAATAGATAAAATAGGGGTTGGCGCGGCTATACAAGTTGTACACCGAAAAATTCCAACTGCTTTGGAATTTCTTATTGTCAGGTTTGGGAGTATAGTTAAACGATACATCAGCGCGGTGATAAGCGGGCATCCTGAAATTCGCAATATCTACATATCGGTCAACAATGTTAAAATAGGGTAGGGGCGATTGTGTGCTCAGCCCGAAATTATACGTCATACGCTGTTGTGGCAAAGTAAGTACGTTGCCGCTACCGTACACAAATACAAAGTTGGCATTCCACTTTTTATTAATCTGATGGGTAATCACCACCGATATATCGTGACGCCTGTCGTAGCGGTAATAGTATGGGTTTCCGTAATTAAATTCGTTAAAAGTACGAGTGGTTTTGCTCCATGTATAACCTATCCAACCCGTTGTTTTGCCCCGTGTTTTCTTTATCAAAAACTCAACACCGTACGAAAGCCCCTTGCCAAACACCATTTCGTTTTCAAGGTTTTGGTTGAAGAACAGTTGTGCCCCCGGCTTAAACTCTATTTGGTTTTGCATGGGTTTGTAGTAAGCCTCGATAGAAGTTTCGTACTCATCCTTTTTAAAGTTTTTAAACAAACCAACGGCAACTTGGTCGGCAACCTGCGGCTTCACCAATTTTGAACTGGGCACCCATAAATCAGTAGGCAATGTTGCCGATGACGAGGTGGCTAAGTGCAAGTATTGAAGGGTGCGGGTGTAAGAGCCTTTTACAGATGTAGTAGCATCTATTGAATAACGGAATGAAAAACGAGGTTCGGCACCTTGCCATAGTTTTATCGATTCCCCTTTTTTATACTCAATAGTTTCTCCTGTGGGAGCGCCTAACTCGTCATAAAGAGGCTGTTTATAAGGTCCGATTTGGTCGAACAATGAATAGCGGAGACCTGCATTTATGTAAATACGAGGACTGGCTTCATAATCTACCGATACATAGCCGGCGCCTTCATGTGCAAATTGGCGGTTGATGGTTTGGTTGATATTAACTCCCGATTGCTGTGCTGATAAAATGCCCGGAATAAAGGTGTGGTAGATGTATTGCGCTCCGTATTTTACTTTTACCTTTTTATTGGGCACATAAAAGTAATCGAGTTTGGAGGTAACATCACGCAAACCTGAATATACATTTAATGAACCGCTAAGAAACTCGGCAGTTGATCTTAAATCATAATCATTGTAGATGACACTAAGGTTTGAGGTAAGTTTAGAGTTGTAGGTGTGATTCCAGCGTACGCCGGCAATTTTGTTACCCCAGTTTACAGAGAAGGTGAATTTATTTACACGGTTGTTTACAAACCTAAAAGCATCCCTGCCCATGTAACCGATAACATAAAAGCGGTCTTTTGGACCGAGGTTGAACGTTAGTTTTGCATTCAGGTCGTAAAAATAAAGACTGTTACCTTTTATACTATCCGCCAAAAAGGGACGCGCCAACACGTCTCCGTAGGTACGGCGGGCACTTACCACAAACGAACTTTTTTCTTTTTGTATGGGGCCTTCTATCTGCAAACGTGATGAAATAAGCCCTATACCTCCCGTTACACGGGTTTTATACACATCGCCTTCTTTCATCCCCACATTAACAATTGAGGATAAACGTCCCCCGTAATTGGCAGGCATACCGCCCTTTATTACTTCCACATTTTCAACGGCATCACCATTAAATACAGAGAAGAAACCCAAGAGGTGAGAAGCATTGTACACTACGGCTTCATCCAACATCACAAGGTTTTGGTCGGGTCCGCCGCCACGAACGTAAAAGCCCGTGTTTCCTTCACCGCCGCTTTTAATACCGGGTAATAGTGTAATGCTTTTCAGTACGTCGGTTTCACCAAATATAACAGGCAATTGCTTGATGGTTTTGCCTGATAGCGAAACAGTGCTCATTTCAATACTTTTCACGTTTTTATCGCTGGCTTCGGCTTGCACCTCAACTTCACCCACGCTCATTGCTTCCGCCTCAAGCTTAAAATTCTTGCCTGTATTGGCCTTTACATCCAATTGTACGGTAACTGATTTATACCCTACGTAAGAAATTTTTACGTTGTATTGGCCAGCAGGAACGGAGAGTTGGTAATATCCGTTAATATCAGTGGTAGTGCCTAATGTATCAGCACCCATGCACAAAACGGTAGCTCCTATTAAAACTTCGCCCGATTGGTCGTCAGTTATTTTACCGCTCAGCGTTAACTGCTTTTGGGCGTAAGCCCCAGCGGCGCTAATGATTAGAAGAAATATGGATATAAATAACTTTTTATGTACTGTTTGCATAAGTATTGGTCCCCACAAACAGACAAAAAAACGGCCAAAAATGTTGTTTTATTTTGATGAAGTGGATTAATCTTTGGTTAAAGTAAAACCGTGGGTAGCTCCTCCGATTTTAATTTCTATTTGATATGTGCCGGGCTTAAGGCCGTCTAGCTCAGTAAAAACAACTTTATTGAAGCCTTTTTCAAACCCTTGGGTATTAAACGTTCTGATAGTTTGCCCTGCGGTTGTATTAAGGCGGGCATCAATTTTCTGTTTTTTGGTAAGGTACACAATAACCCCGAAAGCTTTATTAAAAGTTTTGGGAGGAGCAGTCTCAATGCTGTTTTTGTCGTAATCAAAAGAAGCATCATTGCCCAAGTAACGGTTTGCTTTAATAAAGTTTGGTATGCCGTTTCCAAAGGCGGTATCAGGGTAGGCAAACTGGTGGCCGCTAAGTTGCAAGGCTGCTATTACCTCTTGTACCGTTTTGTTGGGGTTTGCCTGACGCAAGCAGGCTACCATACCGCATAGTATGGGCGATGCAAACGAAGTACCTTGGTTGGGCACAAAAACATCGGCAACGGTAGCTACATAGGCTTGTGTTGCTTGTGCAGTTACTTCGGGTTTTAGCCTGCCATCAGCAGTAGGGCCGTAGCTGCTAAAATCGGCAAACGTACTATCGGCGTTTACACCGCCAACTGTAAGAATACCTTCTGCATCCGCAGGGGCACCTATATAAGTCCATTCGTCATTACCTTCATTACCCGCCGCATTACAAACAATAATTCCCTTTTGTGCGGCAATGCCTGCGGCACGGCTGGCTACACTGGTTTTTCCGTCAAGTTGTTTGTATTTGTGGCTGGTGCTGTTATCATCAAATGTGCTGTAGCCCAATGATGAATTGATAATATCTACTCCGGCACTGTCGGCAAATTCAGCACCGCTTACCCAGTTGTATTCTTCAATCAGAAATTCAGTATTGGCATCTTCGGTACGCAGCAACCAGTATGATGCATCGGGAGCAGTACCTACCATTTTACCGGGAGTTCTCGCCGCCATGCACGACAATACATTCATACCGTGATTGTTATCGTCGTAAACGTTACTGTCTTGTTTTACAAAATCCCATGTACCTAATAGTTGCCCGTTGGTATATAAGTGCTGAAAGGTTTTTATCTTGTTCACGTTCATAAAACCGCCGTCAAGCACGGCTATGGTAACCCCTTTTCCGGTTAAGCCTAAGCGGTGCATAGCAGCCCCGTTCAACATCTCAATTTGATTAAACCCTTTTCCGTAATACTCTTTATTATAGGGTGTAAGTTCAATAGCCGGTTGCATTTCACCGTCGGTGGTAAGGGGTTCTTCTTCGCCTACAGCCATCAACATTTCCATCAGGTATTCAAGGCGTGAGTTGTCTTTACTATCGTATAGCCCCACCTTATCAATACTTTTTACAAACGGCAATGCCATTAGTGATTTAATAACATCGTTGTTTGCGGTTTGTATTGAAACTCCGTTTAGCCAACGTGAAGTGTTTAAGACCTGCACGCCTGTAGCGGTTACTTTTTTCAAGTAATCAGGGTTTACAGGGAAATCCTCTTCGGTAATTTTAATGCCAAACTTGGCACGGCGCTCAATGGCCTTTTTTGATAAAAAAGCTTCAGGTTGTTGTATACTGTATGGGCTGTTTTTCTTATCGGTAAACTGTACCCAAAATTTTAAGGTATCTCCATAGCCTGCAAAAGCAAACATTGGAAGAAGGAATAGTATGACTGCTGAAATCTTTTTCATCAATAAAGGTTGTTTCTTATATGTATTAAAAGCTAGCTGTAAAGGCTAGTGAACTTATACTTCAAAGCTCGATTCAATCCATCCGCCGCCTATCACATCATCACCATCATAAAATACTGCCGATTGTCCGGGGGCAATAGCATTTACTTTTGAGTTAAACAGCACTTTCATGCGGTTATCGTGTTGCTCAATCATTGCGTGGCTACCGGCATCTTTGTAGCGTATTTTGGTTAAGGCATCCATTTGGCCTTCAATCTCACCATACTTTTGCAGGTTAAGATTGCGCACCCACATACCGTTGCGTTGCAACTCTTCTTGAGGTCCCAAAACAATAGTATTGGTATCGGGTTGAATGTCAACCACAAACATAGGTTCGCCCACAGCTATCTCAAGTCCTTTTCGTTGACCGATAGTATAAAACGGATAACCTCTGTGTTTGCCAATAACAGTACCGTCTTTACGCACAAAGTTTCCGCCGTTCACACGTTCTTCAAGCCCTTCAACTTTGTTTTTCAAAAAGCTGCGGTAATCATTATCGGGTACAAAGCAAATTTCGTAGCTCTCGCTTTTTTTAGCAAGTTCACTATAGCCCATATCAATGGCCATTTGCTTAATCTCGGTTTTGTGGTAATGCCCCATAGGGAAACGGGTACGGGCAAGGTTTTTTTGAGCCAAGCCCCACAATACATACGATTGGTCTTTATTCAAGTCCTTACCGCGTGATATATAATACCTGTCGTTGTCAGGGTTTTGGTTTAGCTTAGCATAGTGCCCTGTGGCAATAAACTCACAATCCAACATATCCGCACGGCGTAGTAAGGCTTCCCATTTAATGTGGGTATTACATAATACACAGGGGTTTGGGGTGCGGCCTGCCAAATATTCATCAACAAAATTGTCAATCACAAAATTGCCAAACTCATCCCTTATATCCAGTATCATGTGGTGAATACCGTGCTGTACCGATATGCTTCTTGCATCGTTTATAGAATCGAGGCTGCAACAGCCTGTTTCTTTACCGTTAACGCCTGATGTGGCATAATCCCATGTTTTCATGGTGATACCCACCACTTCGTACCCTTCTTCTTTCAACATAATGGCAGTAACGGTACTATCAATACCGCCACTCATGGCCACTAATATTTTTCCTTTTTTACTCATGGTTTTATCTTTGCAAAGATAAAGGTATTTACAATGGGACTTTTGTTTAATACAGATTGTCCCTTGATAGTAAATGCCTTCGTCACTAAAAACACTACCTTTATGGTAGAGATTTAAAAAATTTTATGGTGGAGTAACAACATCCCTGCCAAAACAATCGTCAATAAGTGTACACCTGCCAAAGATGAACGAGCAACTAATTGATTTATGTCGAAACAATGACCGTAAGGCCCAGAAAAGGCTTTATGAGTATTTTTTTGGCAAAATGTATGCGGTGTGCTTGCGGTATGTGAAACAGGAAGATGATGCTTTGGAGGTTTTGAATGCTGGTTTTTTTAAGGTGTTTAAAAACATAGCACAGTTTAAAAACCAAGGTAGTTTTGAAGGATGGGTGAAAAGGATTGTGATAAATACGGCTCTTGACTTTATTAAGGAGCACAAGAACTACAATCAGAATATTTACCCCAATACTGAGTATTTGGATATATATAATGGTAGTACTGATAACTCGGTAATATCAAAATTTAATATGCAGGAGTTGACGGCAATGATTAACCAATTGCCGCCAATGGCAAAAGCAGTGTTTAATATGTATGCTATTGACGGATATTCTCACAAGGAAATCAGCGACCAATTAAACATTTCAGAGGTTACATCGCGCACTTACCTTCATGCTGCAAGGCAGAAGTTAAAGATGCTTATTAAAAAAAAGGATAAGGTAGAAGCAAGTTATGGACAATAACATGAATGATATAGACAAGTTTTTCAGGGATAACCTTGAAGGCCAAAGCAGCCCGTATGTTCCCGGGGCATGGGATCGTATGGAGGCGATGCTTGATAATGGCACTTCAGGGCATTTACTGCAAAACGCAAACCGGTACATATTGGCCAGCGTGGTAGGGGCTATTGTACTGGCAGGTTCCGTTGTGGCCTATGTGTCAGGCTACAATTCAACCAACGGTTCGTTGGCACAAAAACCTGTTAATGTGGCAGCAACAACTATTGAAGCTCCAGCAGCTGATAACAGCAGCGAACAAATTAATGCCCAAACACAAGACCAAGCAAGTAACACCCCTAACGCAACTGATGTAACAGCTGCAAATGCAGGGGATAATAATAATACAACCATCACCAAAACAACTACAGCACCTCGCAACAATAAACAAAAAGGAACTACTCCTCCAGCAACTGTAGGGGATGATGATGCTGAACAGCCTGAACAACCTTCAGTGGCTGTTACTGCTGTAACTGTGGATGACAACAAAGAGGTTGCTGAACCCGTAGTTGTTGTTGATGCACCAGCCGTTGTTGAAACACAAACAATGCTTGAAAAGCAAAGCTACTTAAACGGACTTTTGGCCTCAAAACCATATTCTATAGATGGGTATGTAGTTACCGATGAGGGTGTGGATGCTGAAACTAAAAAATCATTTAACACTTTTGAGGCTTTGCAGGCAGCACGCCGCAGCGAAGGGTCAAAACGCGGCATATTTAGCTGGAATTATGGCTTGGCAATAGGTGCAAACTTTAGCCCCATCATTAGCAATACAGGAGGAAAAGGTTGGGGTAGCGGTTTGTATGCAGGTTTGTTTGTTAACCGTGCCATCAACACCCGTTTTTCAGTAGGGTTAGAAGCATCGTACCTGCGCAGAAACAGCAACAGCATTAGCCGTAGCATTACCCAAACCACTTATTTCTTTGAAAAAACTACTACTACTTATTTCCTTGTAACAAAATCATTTGATTACGTACAAGTGCCGGTAAGTATTAATTACACTGCATCGGCAAACCATAAGTTTAGCGCAGGACTTGTATCATCAATACTTGTAAATGCACAAACCGAAGTGGTGAAAAACAAGCAAAACAGCAGTGAAACTGTACAGAAAACCACAACCGAAAAAGGCGTGTATGAAGATTTGCGCAGGTTTGGCTTTGGCTTATCGGCAGGATACGAATACAGACTGCCCGGTATGTACAGTATAGGAGTGCGCTACCATCAGCAATTAAACGATTTAACTATTAACAGCTATTTTAATGATGGCAAAAAACACCTGCCTGCTGATGTGCAAGTGTTTTTGAAATTGAATTTGAACAGATAAAATGAAAAATTACGTAGCCATATTGTTTGCAACGTTATTGTTGTTTGGTGCATGCAAGAAAACTGACCTGCCCGAACCACAAGAAGGTACGCCTGCAATTTGGATGAAGTGCAAAATGAACGGGTTTCCGTTTGAGTTTAAGGTGGGTGAGCAAAATGTGTTTGCTAATAATTTTATTTATACCAACACATCAAGCAATATTCGGCAGTTTACTTTTAGGATAGAATCGCTTGATAACAAAAAGTCAGTTGAGATTACATTTAACAATTACAACGATACGATAGGCGATTTAAAATCAGACTTGACTAATACATTGAAAACAGGAGAGTACAGATTTACATATTCTAATTCTTATCCTGTATATTACTTCAGACAAAGCGAGGTAATAATTTCATACACTGATAAGGAAAAGAATTATAAATACTCGTCAATTCCAATGTATCAATACGGGTCATCATCAAAGGCAAGCTTTGAAGTACTATCAGTAAAAGATGCAGTGGATGAACGCGGCAACCCTTGTAAACTGGCTGAAGTAAAGTTTAGCTGTAATGTAAAGTGTATTGATAACGGTAATCAGTACATTGTTTCAGACGGACACGCTGTATTGCCCTTTAGCGGGTTTTAATAAAAATGGAAGTAAGTAAGTCGTTTCAAAAACACGTCGGTAAAGCCTTTCTAATGCTGTTAGCATTTGCCCTTTTGGGACTTGCTGCCTGCACTAAAAAGGAATTGCCCCAACCTGTTGAGGAGACCCCTCAAATTTGGGTGAAGGCAAAAATTGACGGTGTACCTGTTGAAATGGCTGCGGGTGAGGGCGTATCGTACGCTACTACTATAAAGCACAATATTGACAGCAACCTAACTGAGTTTGTATTTAAGATTAATGCACTTGATAACGAACACGGGTTGCAAATAACTTTTATTGACAGCTTTAATAATTTTGGAACTATTGAAGAGCAGCTGGCACACTCTATTACTACCGGTGGATATAAATTTGCGTACACAAGTTCATGGCCGTTTAAGCTTAATGCCAATGAAATAATTGTGATATACAACGATTACAGACACTCTGAGGAGTATTATTCATTGTACTCGCCACAGCCGCAGTGGGCAAAGTTTGAAATTCAATCTGTAAAAGATGTGATATTTGAGGGCAAGCCTTTTAGAATGGCGCAGGTAGCATTCAGCTGCAAAATCAGAGACCCTTTTACCGGCTGGACATATACCATTACAGACGGTACCGCATCTATTCCTTTCGGGCAACGATAACATATCCTATTAGTTTATACAAAAGAGTGTACAAAACTTCAAAGCAGTTTTGTATTTACCCTGTCCTGCTTACGCAGGAAGCATCTTATTACAAATGTGTGTTTGCAACGCGTTGACACATTTCTGATAGGAAATTTCGCTGCGCTCAATTTGACAGTGGTGACTGTGCGACGGATTTCCTGAGCTTTTAGAAGGATGCTGCCGCCGTCATCCCGAACTTGTTTCGGGAACTCATTAGCATTCATCGTGAATTAGTAATGCGATGTTGAAACAAGTTCAACATGACGAGTGCCAAACAACCATCTGTCCTGCTGACGAAGGAAGCATCTTATTACAAATGTGTCTTCGGGTATCCGTTAACACATTTCTGATAGGAAATTTCGCTGCGCTCAATTTGACAATGAACTTGTTGGACGGAGAAGGGTTTGATTACCAGCTTAGTTGGAAATCTGTAGTAAGGGGAGGACTATTAAGCCAGCTTTATTTTCTTTTCGATACCCGTGGTTGAATAACCGGGTAGGTATTCAAGCGTGATAACGCTGCCGCCTTTGGCAGTAACAATATCATATCCCACAATGTTTTCAGGCTTGTAATCGGCACCTTTTACCAAAACATCGGGTTGCACTTTCTTTATTAGTTCGTAAGGAGTTTCTTCGTTAAACAGCATTACAGCGTCTACACACTCCAGCGTAGCCATAATTTGCATACGGCTTTGCTCGTCCTGTATCGGGCGGTGAGGGCCTTTAAGGGTGCTTACACTTGCATCGGTATTCAATCCTAAAAACAACACATCACCCAAATCGCGGGCTTTGGCAAGATAATCCACGTGGCCGCGGTGCAGCAAATCGAAACAGCCGTTGGTAAACACCACTTTGTAGCCCTTACTGTGCCAATCGGCAAGCAGGGTTTCAAGCTGTTCGGGGGTATTAATTACCTTGTTTTGTATTTTCTGATGAAGATTCACCCGCCAATTGTTTGCGTTGTAAAATCAGTAAAAGAATCATGCTTACACTACCCACACCAATAAACATAATCATTTGTGATGCGTGGGCGATGGTTGCGTACACCACTCCGTTGTTTTCGGCAATGCCATACAGCGTAAGACCCAGCGAAACAAAATAGTGAAACGTGCCCATACCGCCCGGGGCAGGTAATAAAATTGCAATGGTACTCATTACCAATACAGTTAAACCTGCTTCCCAACCCAAATGTGCGGTAGTATCCAGTGCAAAAAAGCACAAGTACACCATCAGGTAATACATTACCCAAATTACAATTGAGTGGAAGATAAACTGTATCGGTTTTTTAATAGTAAGAAGGCTTTTTATACCGTCGGCAAAGCCTTTTATAAAATCAAGTGCTTTTTTATACAAAGGCAGTGCTTGTATTTTTTTACGGAAGATAAAAAACACTGCTAAACCTACTACAGCCGCAATACCTGCAATTTGTATCAGGCTTGGGCCGCTGCTTGCAGCATCGGTTTTGTTTGCCGAAAACAAGTTGAACGCCTGTTGCAGCGTATCAAACTGCAGGCCGATGGCTAATAACAATACAATGCCCATGCACAGCAAATCCACCAAACGTTCGGCTACAATGGTACCAATCATGGTAGTAAGCGGTATTTTCTCTGTTTTAGAGATAATAGCAGCACGGGCTACCTCACCCCCGCGAGGGATGGCAAAGTTTACCATGTAGCCTACCATAATACCATGAAAGGTGGTCCAGAAACCGGTTTTGTAGCCCAAGGGTTCAGCCATAATTTGCCAGCGCAAAGCACGGCTTACACAGCTAATTATACCCGCACCAATGGCAGCCAGCACCCAGCTAAGTTCGGCACCTTTTATTTTTTCAATCAACTCATCCATCTTAACGCCTTGAAAGGCCATATAAATGAATGCAGCACTAATACCGATGAAAATGGTGTAACGGAGTACTTTTTTTAAGGTTGCCGACATGGAACGTGTTATTTAATCACGCGGTTGTTATCATCAGGGTAAGCCAAGGTTGGCTTGTGGGTTTTGGCTTTTTCAAAGTCCATTTGGCAGTATGAAATCACAATTACCAAATCGCCTTTTTGCGCTTTGCGGGCTGCGGGTCCGTTCAGGCACACCATTCCGGTTCCGCGCTCACCTTTAATTACGTAGGTTTCAAACCTCTCGCCGTTGTTAATGTTCACAATCTGCACCTTCTCGTTTTCAATCAGGTTTGCAGCGTCCATTAAGTCCTCGTCCAGCGTAATGCTGCCCACATAGTGCAATTCAGTTTGCGTGATTTTTGCCCTGTGGATTTTAGATTTTAATACTTCAATTATCATAAAAGCGCCGCAAAGGTAGCGAAACTTTGCAGAATAGTTGTGAAGCCATAAGTGTGCCAGTATTCATTTACTGTGTATCATTTAACAGGTTAAATAGATTCAAGCGGCTAATTACCTGCCGGTAGGAGGGGCAGCGATTGCATATACTTCTTCTTCGGCACTGCGAATTACTTGCATAATATTTTCGTAGTAATTAAAAACCGAAGCGAAATCAAAATTTATAACGGCAATCAATACCAATCCGCCTGCCAAAAAGATAAAAGGAGAGTCCCACGTGTGGGGTGAATACGCCTCGGCCAATGTTACAGCAATAGGGAATAATAGCAATGCAGCGATTAACTGTGGCGTTGTAAATAATTGGTGAAAACACAACAGCACAATCACAGCGGTAATAAACACACACGCACTGCCTTCAATACTGCGGGTATAGGTTTGGCGGGTAAACAAGGCTTTTACTTTGTATTTATGCTTACCCCATGTAACCCCAACAGGTTCTGCCAAGCCGTCGCCAATGGCATTTACCAATATAATTATCAATAAAAGTTGAGAAGTTCCGATGCTGTGAAAATAAAAGTACAAGGGCACAGCCACCATATAAGTAGCCAGGTATTGGGTAAACAGCCACTTCATGGTATGCGGGCGGTCTTCAGGACGGTCGAAGGCGGCATACATCATCCCGAACAAGGGTATGCGGGTACGTACGGGTTTTAGGTAGATAATAAACGTAGCCATGCTGATGGCCACCATCAAAATCATAGTCAGCAGGTTTTCGGTAAAGGGAATGTAGATTTTGATAATAAAGGGTAAGAAGAATACAAAAAAGTGATTGAGTTTGCGGGTGTAGTTCACTTTAACACCTCCTTTAACAACCATTAGCCCCTCAAAAAAGGCGATGATGTGTAATACAATAAACTCGGTTAGTTGGTTTTGTAAAAATGCGGTTTCCATGAGACAAAGTTGCAGGCTTGCAAAAGGGCTTTTTAATCACATTTTGCGTGAACCCTTTTTTGTTTTAGCAGATTTTGCTGATTGCAACCCAACCAAGACGGATTAGTTGCAAAAAATGCAAACGGGTGCTACACCATCAGCATAAAACAAAAAACCACGGCCCTAAGACCGTGGCAACCTAGAAATAAAATGGAGGAGTGCTATTTGATATATACTTTCTCAGTGGTTATAACCCCGTTACCTTTTACTTGTAGCAGGTAGTAACCCGCAGCAAGTCCGTTAAGGTTCAGGGTATTTAGTTGGCCGTTGCCATGTACTGTTTGTGTATTGGCTACGGTACGGCCTAATAAATCAAACACGGTTGCATCAAAGCTTCCTGCTTTGTTTATTATTACAGTAACCTCACTACCGTTGCAGCCTATTTGTGTAGCATTGTTAGCGGTTTGAGGTTCTTTGGCAGAAGTGATGGTTTGGGTAAAGTGCAATACAAAACGCGCTTGTGTGCTGTTGGCTTCATAAGTAAACTCATAGGGCTTACTGTTTACGGGGTGTTTTTTACCCGTTACCAAATCTTCAAGCACTACTTTAACACCGGGTGCCATGTTTTCAGTGGCAAAGTTTATGGTGTGCTTTCCTGCGTTTTTAGCAAAAAAGTGAATGAATACAGGCTCATTTTCAGTGGGTATTGTATTCCAAACCTCTTTGCTTGCTTTTTGTCCTTCAAGCATAAAGTACATATTGGGTGCCCCT
This region includes:
- a CDS encoding DUF4249 domain-containing protein — protein: MEFQVLTLMKSLKNIAYIFTAGLLFTSCEKEIEVNLPHAPSEIVVEAYINQLNPLFNYVILSRTVDYFNPQLDLLGVKGAQVYITEGTLNGTDTTWDIANKKQLIELAPDSIPGIYFNPLLTGKEGKLYKLEITAEGKYIHGITTIPALIPLDSLTYEVKINPDNNKDTGKFMTIHFMEPTATGNNYRAMYRIGGDTNYFGWGSIFDGDDVFNDEIVNGVYRRFTYGRNFDFDDTISYYFSSIDRPAYNFWQSYDQARNNGGPFATPVQLKSTVVGGIGSFTGMAVSYKKLIIKRK
- a CDS encoding TonB-dependent receptor yields the protein MQTVHKKLFISIFLLIISAAGAYAQKQLTLSGKITDDQSGEVLIGATVLCMGADTLGTTTDINGYYQLSVPAGQYNVKISYVGYKSVTVQLDVKANTGKNFKLEAEAMSVGEVEVQAEASDKNVKSIEMSTVSLSGKTIKQLPVIFGETDVLKSITLLPGIKSGGEGNTGFYVRGGGPDQNLVMLDEAVVYNASHLLGFFSVFNGDAVENVEVIKGGMPANYGGRLSSIVNVGMKEGDVYKTRVTGGIGLISSRLQIEGPIQKEKSSFVVSARRTYGDVLARPFLADSIKGNSLYFYDLNAKLTFNLGPKDRFYVIGYMGRDAFRFVNNRVNKFTFSVNWGNKIAGVRWNHTYNSKLTSNLSVIYNDYDLRSTAEFLSGSLNVYSGLRDVTSKLDYFYVPNKKVKVKYGAQYIYHTFIPGILSAQQSGVNINQTINRQFAHEGAGYVSVDYEASPRIYINAGLRYSLFDQIGPYKQPLYDELGAPTGETIEYKKGESIKLWQGAEPRFSFRYSIDATTSVKGSYTRTLQYLHLATSSSATLPTDLWVPSSKLVKPQVADQVAVGLFKNFKKDEYETSIEAYYKPMQNQIEFKPGAQLFFNQNLENEMVFGKGLSYGVEFLIKKTRGKTTGWIGYTWSKTTRTFNEFNYGNPYYYRYDRRHDISVVITHQINKKWNANFVFVYGSGNVLTLPQQRMTYNFGLSTQSPLPYFNIVDRYVDIANFRMPAYHRADVSFNYTPKPDNKKFQSSWNFSVYNLYSRANPYFIYFDPDVASQTVKARMVYLFPIIPSVTWNFKF
- a CDS encoding S8 family serine peptidase; translation: MKKISAVILFLLPMFAFAGYGDTLKFWVQFTDKKNSPYSIQQPEAFLSKKAIERRAKFGIKITEEDFPVNPDYLKKVTATGVQVLNTSRWLNGVSIQTANNDVIKSLMALPFVKSIDKVGLYDSKDNSRLEYLMEMLMAVGEEEPLTTDGEMQPAIELTPYNKEYYGKGFNQIEMLNGAAMHRLGLTGKGVTIAVLDGGFMNVNKIKTFQHLYTNGQLLGTWDFVKQDSNVYDDNNHGMNVLSCMAARTPGKMVGTAPDASYWLLRTEDANTEFLIEEYNWVSGAEFADSAGVDIINSSLGYSTFDDNSTSHKYKQLDGKTSVASRAAGIAAQKGIIVCNAAGNEGNDEWTYIGAPADAEGILTVGGVNADSTFADFSSYGPTADGRLKPEVTAQATQAYVATVADVFVPNQGTSFASPILCGMVACLRQANPNKTVQEVIAALQLSGHQFAYPDTAFGNGIPNFIKANRYLGNDASFDYDKNSIETAPPKTFNKAFGVIVYLTKKQKIDARLNTTAGQTIRTFNTQGFEKGFNKVVFTELDGLKPGTYQIEIKIGGATHGFTLTKD
- the mnmA gene encoding tRNA 2-thiouridine(34) synthase MnmA, yielding MSKKGKILVAMSGGIDSTVTAIMLKEEGYEVVGITMKTWDYATSGVNGKETGCCSLDSINDARSISVQHGIHHMILDIRDEFGNFVIDNFVDEYLAGRTPNPCVLCNTHIKWEALLRRADMLDCEFIATGHYAKLNQNPDNDRYYISRGKDLNKDQSYVLWGLAQKNLARTRFPMGHYHKTEIKQMAIDMGYSELAKKSESYEICFVPDNDYRSFLKNKVEGLEERVNGGNFVRKDGTVIGKHRGYPFYTIGQRKGLEIAVGEPMFVVDIQPDTNTIVLGPQEELQRNGMWVRNLNLQKYGEIEGQMDALTKIRYKDAGSHAMIEQHDNRMKVLFNSKVNAIAPGQSAVFYDGDDVIGGGWIESSFEV
- a CDS encoding RNA polymerase sigma factor, whose protein sequence is MNEQLIDLCRNNDRKAQKRLYEYFFGKMYAVCLRYVKQEDDALEVLNAGFFKVFKNIAQFKNQGSFEGWVKRIVINTALDFIKEHKNYNQNIYPNTEYLDIYNGSTDNSVISKFNMQELTAMINQLPPMAKAVFNMYAIDGYSHKEISDQLNISEVTSRTYLHAARQKLKMLIKKKDKVEASYGQ